One Fusobacterium perfoetens DNA segment encodes these proteins:
- the nadA gene encoding quinolinate synthase NadA, translating into MENKFEKIKKLKEEKDAIILAHYYTEPEVQKIADYVGDSYFLSEKAREVKEKVIVMCGVSFMGESVKLLNKDKIVLLPDMSADCPMAHMATVEKIKEMREKYEDLAVVCYVNSTAELKAHSDVCVTSANALKIAERLPNKNIFFIPDQHLARYISTKLPEKNFIFNEGWCPIHNELTKEELLKAKEKYPNAKVAIHPECPIETVELGDYVGSTSGIIKYVTESDAEEFIICTEDGVLYELQEKNPNKKFYLPKEKFQCVGMKKITLDKIINSLETLEPQVHLKDEIITEANKPLENMLEMAK; encoded by the coding sequence ATGGAGAATAAATTTGAAAAAATCAAAAAGTTAAAAGAAGAAAAAGATGCAATTATACTAGCACATTATTATACAGAACCTGAAGTACAAAAAATAGCAGATTATGTGGGAGATTCATATTTTTTAAGTGAAAAAGCTCGTGAAGTAAAAGAAAAAGTCATTGTTATGTGTGGAGTTTCTTTTATGGGAGAAAGTGTAAAACTTCTTAATAAAGATAAAATAGTTTTACTTCCAGATATGAGTGCTGACTGTCCAATGGCTCATATGGCAACAGTTGAAAAAATAAAAGAGATGAGAGAAAAATATGAGGATTTAGCAGTAGTTTGTTATGTAAACTCAACAGCTGAGTTAAAAGCTCACTCTGATGTTTGTGTCACTTCGGCTAATGCATTAAAAATAGCTGAACGTTTACCAAATAAAAATATATTTTTTATACCAGATCAACATTTAGCAAGGTATATATCAACAAAACTACCTGAAAAGAATTTTATATTTAATGAAGGTTGGTGTCCTATTCATAATGAACTTACAAAAGAGGAACTTTTAAAAGCAAAAGAAAAATATCCAAATGCAAAGGTAGCAATCCACCCAGAGTGTCCAATTGAAACAGTAGAACTTGGAGATTATGTTGGAAGTACTTCTGGAATAATAAAATATGTAACAGAAAGTGATGCAGAAGAATTTATAATTTGTACAGAAGACGGAGTTTTATATGAACTTCAAGAGAAAAATCCAAATAAAAAATTCTATCTACCAAAAGAAAAATTTCAATGTGTTGGAATGAAAAAAATAACTCTTGATAAGATTATAAACTCATTAGAAACTTTAGAACCACAAGTACATTTAAAAGATGAAATAATAACAGAGGCTAATAAACCTCTAGAAAATATGCTAGAAATGGCAAAATAA
- a CDS encoding M23 family metallopeptidase, whose amino-acid sequence MKKIILFFILITVFTFSKDNIKISNDYVKQGEFFIVEFPKDKDYTISFPNSHTKIKSFIEGDSKKAFVPVHYSTPVGAYTLKVLDGKRLMTKKLIKVKDGNFKKSYITVNKTMQKKRSSSNMKAMTNKSGDAKSNPSSDKLWEENFILPVTDSKYQKISSPFGAMRFVNNKVAGYHSRIDFPVPIGTPLVATNNGRVVLAEKLTTTGNTIMIDHGMNIFSAYAHMSELSVKSGDIVKKGQTLGKSGNTGFTTGPHLHFTISIGTTFINPNIFLNNKILEN is encoded by the coding sequence ATGAAAAAAATTATATTATTTTTTATACTTATTACTGTTTTTACATTTTCAAAAGATAATATTAAAATATCAAATGATTATGTAAAACAAGGAGAATTTTTTATAGTAGAATTTCCAAAAGATAAAGATTATACTATAAGTTTTCCTAATTCTCATACCAAAATAAAAAGTTTTATAGAGGGAGATAGTAAAAAAGCTTTTGTTCCTGTTCATTATTCTACACCTGTTGGAGCTTATACTTTAAAAGTTCTTGATGGAAAAAGATTGATGACAAAAAAATTAATAAAAGTTAAAGATGGGAATTTTAAAAAGAGTTACATCACTGTAAACAAAACAATGCAAAAGAAAAGATCATCTTCTAACATGAAAGCAATGACTAATAAAAGTGGAGATGCAAAATCAAATCCAAGTTCTGACAAATTATGGGAAGAAAATTTTATTCTTCCTGTTACTGACAGCAAATATCAAAAAATAAGTAGTCCTTTTGGAGCCATGAGATTTGTTAATAATAAAGTGGCTGGATATCACTCTAGAATAGATTTTCCAGTACCTATTGGAACTCCATTAGTTGCTACTAATAATGGACGTGTTGTTCTTGCTGAAAAACTTACTACAACAGGAAATACAATAATGATAGACCACGGAATGAATATTTTCTCTGCCTATGCTCATATGAGTGAACTTTCTGTAAAAAGTGGTGATATTGTAAAAAAAGGACAAACTCTTGGTAAAAGTGGAAACACAGGATTTACTACTGGACCACACCTACATTTTACAATAAGTATTGGTACTACTTTTATAAATCCTAACATATTTTTAAATAATAAAATTTTAGAAAATTAA
- a CDS encoding serine dehydratase subunit alpha family protein, translating to MLDKIMSILREEIIPAEGCTEPIALAYAGSKLRDILGGIPEKIDIYLSGNMIKNVKSVKIPNSEGMVGIEAAIAMGTILGDSKKELMVISGVDKTKLPEVKKYLDENRMNVLLYHGDVKLYIKLVGTLGEDQASIEIQNYHTNITEIIKNGEKILGQSCDDRSFVDTPMTDRSFLTMDLIYNTAKTIDINLIEPIFKKVIECNTAIAKEGLTNLYGIGIGKTIKEGIEEGVYGNDLRNNMAAFASAGSDARMNGCSLAVMTTSGSGNQGMTASLPVIKFCEMKNIPYEQLIRGLFFSHMTTIHIKTNIGRLSAYCGAMCASAGVAGAISFLDGLTLDQCSKAIETTLGTMSGLICDGAKSSCATKIASGISCAFDSYYASKKNRNLLFGEGIIGRDVEATIKNTGVLGKDGMLVTDKVILDIMVNNK from the coding sequence ATGTTAGATAAAATTATGAGTATTTTAAGAGAAGAGATAATACCAGCAGAAGGATGTACTGAACCAATTGCACTAGCTTATGCAGGAAGCAAATTAAGAGATATTTTAGGAGGAATTCCAGAAAAAATTGATATTTATTTATCAGGAAATATGATAAAAAATGTTAAAAGTGTAAAAATACCTAACTCAGAAGGAATGGTAGGAATAGAAGCAGCTATCGCAATGGGAACAATACTAGGAGATTCTAAAAAAGAATTAATGGTAATATCTGGAGTAGATAAAACTAAACTTCCAGAAGTAAAAAAATATTTAGATGAAAATAGAATGAATGTTTTATTATATCATGGAGATGTTAAATTATACATAAAACTTGTTGGAACTTTAGGAGAAGACCAAGCAAGCATAGAAATTCAAAACTATCATACAAATATAACTGAAATAATTAAAAATGGAGAAAAAATCTTAGGACAATCTTGTGATGATAGAAGTTTCGTAGATACTCCAATGACAGACAGAAGCTTTTTAACAATGGATTTAATCTACAATACAGCAAAAACAATAGATATTAATTTAATCGAACCAATATTTAAAAAAGTTATAGAGTGCAATACTGCAATAGCTAAAGAAGGATTAACTAACCTTTATGGAATAGGAATTGGTAAAACTATAAAAGAAGGAATTGAAGAAGGAGTTTATGGAAACGACTTAAGAAATAATATGGCAGCTTTTGCTAGTGCTGGTAGTGACGCAAGAATGAATGGTTGTTCTCTAGCAGTTATGACAACAAGTGGAAGTGGAAACCAAGGAATGACAGCATCTTTACCTGTTATAAAATTCTGTGAAATGAAAAATATTCCTTATGAACAATTAATCAGAGGATTATTCTTCTCTCATATGACAACAATCCATATCAAAACAAATATAGGAAGACTTTCTGCATATTGTGGAGCTATGTGTGCAAGTGCTGGAGTAGCAGGAGCAATCTCTTTCTTAGATGGTTTAACTCTTGATCAATGTTCAAAAGCTATAGAAACAACACTTGGAACAATGTCTGGTCTTATCTGTGATGGTGCAAAAAGTTCTTGTGCAACAAAAATAGCTAGTGGAATTTCTTGTGCATTTGATTCTTATTACGCATCTAAGAAAAATAGAAATCTTTTATTTGGAGAAGGAATTATCGGTAGAGATGTAGAAGCTACTATAAAAAATACTGGTGTTCTTGGAAAAGATGGAATGTTAGTAACAGACAAAGTTATATTAGATATAATGGTAAACAATAAATAA